From the genome of Halictus rubicundus isolate RS-2024b chromosome 2, iyHalRubi1_principal, whole genome shotgun sequence, one region includes:
- the LOC143365552 gene encoding uncharacterized protein LOC143365552, which produces MAQLDSFINFTAYSRTSCNVPNVRFSSVSLLPLCYLRQKQFLFGHTVLGAVFGLSSQTSLVERLAGRGLVKRSLVERVPEKGWVEKVAEKDLVKGSLVEKIAEKGLVKRNLVEEAYEQSLVKLVGKKGLVQRSLVERLAEKGLAEKDLVQRMAEKDLIERLAEKGSVNRSLVESV; this is translated from the exons ATGGCTCAGTTGGATTCGTTCATTAATTTCACTGCGTACAGCAGGACCTCATGTAATGTGCCAAATGTTCGATTTTCTTCAGTGTCTCTTCTGCCACTATGTTATCTGAGAcaaaagcaatttttatttggccaCACTGTATTAGGTGCGGTGTTTGGTCTCTCCTCTCAAACAAGTCTGGTTGAAAGGCTTGCTGGGAGGGGGCTAGTTAAAAGAAGTCTGGTCGAACGGGTGCCTGAGAAGGGTTGGGTTGAAAAAGTAGCTGAGAAGGATTTGGTCAAGGGAAGTCTGGTTGAGAAGATCGCTGAGAAGGGTTTGGTTAAGAGAAATCTAGTCGAGGAAGCGTATGAGCAGAGTCTGGTTAAATTGGTAGGTAAGAAGGGTCTGGTTCAGAGAAGTCTCGTTGAGAGGTTGGCTGAGAAGGGTCTGGCTGAAAAG GATCTGGTTCAAAGGATGGCTGAGAAGGATCTGATTGAGAGGTTGGCTGAGAAGGGTTCGGTTAATAGAAGTCTGGTTGAGAGTGTCTGA